A region from the Palaemon carinicauda isolate YSFRI2023 chromosome 16, ASM3689809v2, whole genome shotgun sequence genome encodes:
- the LOC137655219 gene encoding loricrin-like: MAIVGSPVKSDSVDSPHQMKCRIWKLLVVCIGAVVVAVCQAGGGGGGFVADMEDLAVDLLEEDPLEDMAQEAASPAVVMEEVSIGHGSSGGHGGGFGGSSFGGGSSGGYSSGGGSSSGGHGGSSIGHGSSGSHGGGFGGSSFGGGSSGGYGSSSGLSSGGHGGQSGGGFSGGHGGGSSGGDMENKIASIK, translated from the exons ATGGCAATAGTTGGATCTCCTGTAAAATCAGATTCTGTTGATAGTCCCCACCAAATGAAGTGCCGTATTTGG AAGCTGTTAGTAGTTTGCATTGGCGCTGTCGTTGTGGCTGTCTGCCAGGcaggtgggggaggaggaggatttGTGGCGGACATGGAGGATCTAGCGGTGGATCTTTTGGAGGAGGATCCTCTGGAGGATATGGCTCAGGAGGCGGCTTCTCCAGCGGTGGTCATGGAGGAAGTTTCCATAGGCCATGGATCCTCTGGAGGTcatggaggaggatttggaggaagTTCCTTTGGAGGAGGATCCTCTGGAGGATATAGCTCAGGAGGCGGCTCCTCTAGTGGTGGTCATGGAGGAAGCTCCATAGGCCATGGATCCTCTGGAAGTcacggaggaggatttggaggaagTTCCTTTGGAGGAGGATCCTCTGGAGGCTACGGCTCTAGTAGTGGATTGTCCAGCGGCGGTCACGGTGGCCAATCTGGAGGAGGATTCTCCGGCGGTCATGGAGGTGGATCTTCAGGAGgagatatggaaaataaaattgctTCCATCAAATAA